The Rhodanobacteraceae bacterium genomic sequence CGTTCCGGCAGCGCGCTCGCGGCCGAGGCCAGCGTGGTCTACCTGATCGACCCCGAGGCCTTCGAAGGCCTGATGCGCCGCGATCCGCTGGCCATCGCGCAGTTCATGCTGCGCTCCTTCACCTACCTCGTGGCCAGCGAACAACAGTTGATCGCCAACTACAAGCGCCGCAACGAAGACCTGATGCAGACGCTCGATTCGCTGCGCCAGACCCGCGACCAGTTGCAACTGGCGCGCCGCCAGGTCTGCACCGACGACCTGACCGGCCTGTGCAACCGGCGCGGGCTGTACCAGTACCTCGAGGGCGCCGCCGAGATGCGCGACCGCCATCGCCACATCGGCCTGCTGCTGATTGACATCGATCACTTCAAGCAGATCAACGACCAGTACGGGCACCTGGTGGGTGACGAGGTGCTGCGCGCGATCGGCGCGGAAATCCAGGATGCCGCGGGCGTCACCGACCTGCCGTGCCGGCTGGGCGGCGACGAATTCGCGCTGCTGACGCAGGTGCAGGACCAGCGCGAGCTGACTGAACGCGCGCTGCGCATCGCCGAAGGCGTGCGCCAGTTGCGCTTCCCGCAGTCCGCGCCGCCGCTCACGGTGTCGGTCAGCGTCGGCGGCGGACTGTGCCGCGACGACGGCGAATGGTCGATCTGGTACAGCGAGGCCGATTGCGCGCTGTACCACGTGAAAGGCTCCGGCGGCGACGGTGCGCACGTGATGAGTTGAAGTTTTTCCTTCTCCCAATGGGGGAAGCTGCCATCCATGGCCGAGAGCTCCATGGTGGCGCGGAGCGCCGGATGAGGGTCCGGGTTTCGCGTGGATCCATTTTCACGACTTTTCCGAACCCTCACCCCAACCCCTCTCCCACGGGGAGAGGGGCTTCAATCGGGCATCGCCATGACCGCCGAAATCCGCCAGCTCGAAACCCATCCCGGTCCCGGCCGCATGGCCACGCCGCAACTGCGCACGCTGGTGGTGTGCGACATCGCTGATTCCACCGCGCTGGTCGAACGCATGGGCGACCAGAACGCCGCCAACGTCATCCGCAAGCACGACCGCCTTGCGCGCGCGCTGATCGAGCGCCACAAGGGCCGCGAGATCGACAAGACCGACGGTTTCCTGCTGCTGTTCGATCGTCCCATCCAGGCCGCCGCGTTCGCGCTGGATTACCAGCGCGGCCTGAAACACATGTCCGCCGCCGAAGGCGTGGTGGTGCGCGCGCGGGTCGGCGTCCACATGGGCGACGTGGTGATCTGGGAAAACGCGCCGGAAGACGTCGCGCGCGGCGCCAAGCCCATCGAGGTGGAAGGACTGGTGAAACCGGTCGCGGCGCGCCTCGCGCAACTCGCGCGTCCGCAGCAGATCCTGATGTCCGATGCCGCCGCCGGCATCGCGCACCGCGCCGAGGGCGAACTGGGCGCGCAAGCCGCGCAGCGCGTGCACTGGAAGGATCACGGCAAATACCGCTTCAAGGGCCTGCCCGAACCCATCGAAGTGGTGGAAGTGGGCGAGGACGAAGTCGCGCCGCTGCACGCGCCGAAATCCGTGCGCACCGCCAAGCGCATCCTGCCGTGGTGGTGGCGCCCGCTGACGCTGGCCGCCGAAGCCGCGATGCTGGCGATCGGCATCGGCGTCGGCGCGTGGTTCCTGCTGCAAAGCCCGCCCACGCTGGCGTTCGCCGCGCGCGACTGGGTGGTGGTGGGCGACCTGCAC encodes the following:
- a CDS encoding cAMP-binding protein; translated protein: MGRLPRQLSAHEMALFAEVGQRIELDAGRAVFRRGEFGRSLFVIESGRILLEFAGDLPDKLVGAGEYFGELALFVGQHARSGSALAAEASVVYLIDPEAFEGLMRRDPLAIAQFMLRSFTYLVASEQQLIANYKRRNEDLMQTLDSLRQTRDQLQLARRQVCTDDLTGLCNRRGLYQYLEGAAEMRDRHRHIGLLLIDIDHFKQINDQYGHLVGDEVLRAIGAEIQDAAGVTDLPCRLGGDEFALLTQVQDQRELTERALRIAEGVRQLRFPQSAPPLTVSVSVGGGLCRDDGEWSIWYSEADCALYHVKGSGGDGAHVMS